A DNA window from Brachionichthys hirsutus isolate HB-005 chromosome 10, CSIRO-AGI_Bhir_v1, whole genome shotgun sequence contains the following coding sequences:
- the cdx1b gene encoding homeobox protein CDX-1b — MYVSYLQLDKDPAMYPHQNPVSRHPGLSLSPQNFAVAAPPQYSDFGYHHHHHHGLNNELHPPQQAGPGAGGWSSAYPPPPPPPRDDWSSHHYAAAAAAAAAGGPSAAPPIPGVVGPALGFSPAEFTGQPPVLLPPSLNSSAGQLSPGSPQRRNPYEWIRRSSAPPSNPNGKTRTKDKYRVVYTDHQRLELEKEFHYSKYITIRRKAELATTLSLSERQVKIWFQNRRAKERKINKKKLQQPASSTTTPTPPTSIGAGSVLHGSGGSSVAMVTSSSGSNGLASPSSLSLSIKEEY; from the exons ATGTACGTCAGCTACCTGCAGCTGGACAAGGACCCCGCCATGTACCCGCACCAGAACCCGGTGTCCCGCCACCCGGGCCTCAGCCTCAGCCCGCAGAACTTTGCGGTCGCGGCCCCCCCGCAGTACTCCGACTTCGgctaccaccaccaccaccaccacggcCTCAACAACGAGCTGCACCCGCCTCAGCAGGCCGGGCCGGGCGCGGGTGGCTGGAGCTCGGCGtaccccccgccgccgccgcccccgcggGACGACTGGTCGTCCCATCACTacgccgcggcggcggcggcggccgcggCCGGCGGCCCCTCCGCAGCGCCCCCCATCCCCGGAGTGGTGGGCCCCGCCCTGGGATTCAGCCCTGCAGAGTTCACCGGGCAGCCCCCCGTGCTGCTGCCCCCGTCCTTGAACTCCTCAGCGGGGCAGCTGTCCCCCGGATCCCCGCAGAGGAGGAACCCGTACGAGTGGATCCGACGCAGCTCGGCGCCGCCCAGTAACCCCA ATGGAAAAACGAGGACGAAAGATAAATACCGGGTGGTTTACACCGACCACCAgcggctggagctggagaaagagTTCCACTACAGCAAATACATCACCATCAGGAGGAAGGCGGAGCTCGCCACAACACTCAGCCTATCGGAGAGACAG gtgaagatctggttccagaaccgccGGGCCAAAGAGCGCAAAATCAACAAGAAGAAGCTCCAGCAGCCCGCCTCCTCCACGACCACGCCCACCCCTCCCACCAGCATAGGAGCAGGAAGCGTCCTCCACGGTAGCGGCGGGAGcagcgttgccatggtgacaagCAGCAGCGGGAGTAATGGGCTGGCATCGCCATCGTCCCTGTCGTTGAGCATCAAGGAGGAgtactga